The Odocoileus virginianus isolate 20LAN1187 ecotype Illinois chromosome 2, Ovbor_1.2, whole genome shotgun sequence genomic interval AAGTGGGagccacaggtggagaaggctttgtGTCTCCCTGCAGCTGAGGGGATCCTGATAACTGCTACAAGGATTTGCACATAAGAGAAAACAATGCATAGGAAGGGAGTCACCAAAACAACCAGTCCTTCTGTCTTTATTGTGAGATCATTGACAAATATGGAGGAGCAGGACAATTTCAGTAGAGGGTTGATGTCGCAGAAGAAGTGGTGGACAACATTGGAGTTGCAGAAGGTGAGCTGATTCAGCAAAAGTATGTGTAGGAGTGAGTGGAGGTGAGGCAATGAGCAGGAGAAGGCCACCAGCAGGATACAACGGTGGCGGCTCATGATGGTGACATAGTGGAAGGGAtcacagatggccacatagcggtcataggccatgactACAAGAAGACAGCTGTCAATATTAGccaaaacatatataaaatacatttgagtcagACACCCAGCATAGGAGATGGTTTTCTTCTCTGATAGGAAGTCAACTAGCATCTTGGGGACAATGCTTGTTGTATACCAAATGTCAGTGAAAGACAGAACACTCAAGAAGAAATACATGGGGGTATGCAGATGAGGGTCAGAGTGGATGGCCAGGATGGTGAGCATGTTCCCTGTTATGGTGACCAGGTATATGATGAAGAAGAGGATGAAGAGTGGCTTCTGGTCCTCAGGCCGGGAGGAGAGTCCCAGGAGGATGAACTCAGAGACCCTGCTGGTTTGGTTGAGTCTTTCCATGATCACAGAGCCAACTAAAATACAGAAGATTGCTACAGTGTAACACACATCTCCATGACTGAAACCATCAACAAGCCAACAAATTTATGCTTCTTCTTACCTTCACTTTCTACCTATAGGTTTGTGACTAGCTACCACATAGGTACCTTGTCCCCTTTGTGGTCCTTGAACTTGCCCTTCCTTCTCAACTCTAATACTTCAAATGCTTCTGGTATTGATAGCAGAACTTTTGAGGAAGACCAGAGTTGAAtcctctttaaaaatgaaaagtgaaagggaagttgcccagttgtgtccgactctttgggacccccatggactgtagcttaccaggtttctctttccatgggattttccaggcaagagtaccagagtgggttgccatttccttctaggggatcttcctgacccagggatagaacccaggtctcctgcatctgcaggcagatgctttacctctgagccaccagggaggcccaggaatCTTCCTTAGtcagtttaattttaaatctagaaataattgtttactgagtacctattctgtgaaaaatattctgGGAGTGGGGAAACAGTTGTGAATATGACATAGGCAGGACTGTTTGTGGATTTTTCATTGTAATAGaggatctatctatctatggATCTATCTATCATCAACTAGTTCtgcattttataaagaaaaataaagccacatAAGGGTATAGagagggctttgcaggtggcactagtggtaaagcacccatcagccaatgcagaagactaagagacctgggttcaagacttgggtttgatccctcagttgggaagataccatggagaagggcacgcaatccattccagtattcttgcctggagaatcctatggacagaggagactttcaggctgtggtccatatgatcccaaagagttggacacgaatgaagtgacctagcacaacATGGCATAGCACAAACATATAGAGACCAATAGAAATAAGGTGGCAAATTTATTTACTTCAGATAAGGtggtttgatttttctctgtatatCAAAACAAATTTTCAGTGGTGGCATGTTCAAATGTGTCTTTGAACTACCTTTCCAAAAAGGGGACTTGATAAAGTAATCAACAGAGAAATCAAAGGAATAATAAACCTAAGTCAACAAAGTTTTACTGTTGTGCTTGTTATACCTTCAGAAACACTTATTTAGAAGGTAATAATCCTTTGTGAATATCAAATTATACTACCACTCcatgaaaatctttattttaaattttaatttgttactTAGTTTTCCCTCTAGTTCCTTAAACTTTATCATGTTCCCAGATCTTTGTTACCCAACTGTTAAGCAAGCACATCCTTCAATGCCAtcatccatttgtttatttacctgTGTATATATCCTTGaaagggctttcctagtggctcagatggtaaagaatccacctgcagtgcaggagacgcaggagacatagttttaatccctggtttgggaaggtcccctggaagaaggaaatggcaccacacttcaatattcttgccaggagaatcccatggacagaggatactggcaggctacagtccatggggtttcaaacagTCCGGTATGACTGAGCTTCTGAGCACACAGAACAATATTTATAAGGTTTTCATAATAGCTGGTGtttaagcacttagaacagttCCAGGACAGAGTAAACATTTGATACCACGGTTTCTTCTCCACATTATCATCATTGCCAATGACTTTTCCCCCATCAAGTATTTCTACATGTTCTCAAAATTAATGAATCTGATTAAAATTACTCCAGTCTTCACACTCAAATGCTCTAATGGTCAAATTAACTTGGTTATCAGTTTACAACACTTTTTTAGATTGTACTTTTGTCTATGCTTTGAATAATTTGAGAGTGAACTGTAATTAAGCACTTATTTGTATAGGTTGTACTTTAATTCTCATGATAACCTTGTCAGGCATAGACTGTTATTCTTATACTTTTCTGATGAGGGAACAGATATAGAGGAAAAGTAATAGGTCATTCAAACTCAGTTAAACTAATTCTAAATCTCAAGATTTAATCACTCTGCCATCTTGTCATATTTTCGTAAAGCTATAAAAGTATATATCTGAAACAACCACTCTTAGGACctattttccccatttgtttattttctattttgacacacacacacattgttttctttaaatgtgtttaaTGGCACATTAAGAACAGACCTTTGTTATGTACAATGGAAAATCTGTATTTTCTGTGTTGAACAGATTGTATAATTTGAAAATTCTAATAGGCAGGATTCATTGGCAACAATAAGGGAAAATTTGGTCTCTTTTGGGGACATCAAAAGTATATGGGATTGAGGGTTTAGTAGAAAGTGCACTGAATTTGGAAGCAGAAGGTGAGGGTTTGTGCCTGAACTTCATTTCTTGCTCACTGAGTGATTTAAGGAATTCTAAAGAGATAATAAAATAGCATTTGTAAGTGCAGCTTGTACAACATACATCCTCAAAAAAGTTATTCATGAAGGGAATGCCTAGGGAGTGTGAGATGAAGAAGATTCAAAGTGGTTAAGTAAGGTTGGATTTCCTGTGCTCATCTATGCtgagtactttaaaaaatggaaggaatTTTTGAAAGTGAGAATCTGAGGGCATTAATATGAAAGCCTGGGGTGAATCTGGGagtggaaatatttttgttttctaccaAGTTCCCACTA includes:
- the LOC110146688 gene encoding olfactory receptor 1L8-like, with the translated sequence MERLNQTSRVSEFILLGLSSRPEDQKPLFILFFIIYLVTITGNMLTILAIHSDPHLHTPMYFFLSVLSFTDIWYTTSIVPKMLVDFLSEKKTISYAGCLTQMYFIYVLANIDSCLLVVMAYDRYVAICDPFHYVTIMSRHRCILLVAFSCSLPHLHSLLHILLLNQLTFCNSNVVHHFFCDINPLLKLSCSSIFVNDLTIKTEGLVVLVTPFLCIVFSYVQILVAVIRIPSAAGRHKAFSTCGSHLTVVILFYGSIFYVYLQPLSRYTVQDRVATIVYTILSSMLNPFIYSLRNKDMKRGLGKLIGRRKS